In Parasteatoda tepidariorum isolate YZ-2023 chromosome 2, CAS_Ptep_4.0, whole genome shotgun sequence, one DNA window encodes the following:
- the LOC110282201 gene encoding cation channel sperm-associated protein 1-like produces the protein MVLNMKASLVFLVMLVYLVSADPIPEPGPEPHHHEEKKQVIVIKDQAEHHHHHHHHHHHKHGHDHKHGHEHKHDHKHGHDHHHKHGHDHSHKHGHDHLHKHGHDHHHKHGHDHHHKHGHDHHHKHGHGHHHKHGHDHHHKHGHDHHHGHDHHHKHGHDHKHGHHHLHKHGHDHHHKHGHDHHHKHGHDHHHKHGHDHQHKHGHDHHHKHGHHHLHKHGHDHHHKHGHDHHHGHSHHHKHGHHHGHHHGHHHGHHHGHHHGHHHGHDHHHKHGHDHHHKHGHDHHHKHGHDHHHKHGHGHHHKHGHDHGHHHKHGHHHGHHHGHHHGHHHEISHHHGHHGHSLGGSSYGGLGDHSGFFNLGSDFKL, from the exons atggtGCTCAACATGAAGGCCAGTTTGGTCTTCTTAGTAATGTTGGTTTACCTGGTTTCTGCTGATCCTATACCAGAGCCAGGACCAGAACCGCA tcatcATGAAGAAAAGAAGCAGgttattgttataaaagatCAAGCTGAGCATCATCATCACCATCACCACCATCATCATCATAAACATGGTCATGACCATAAGCACGGGCATGAACATAAGCATGATCACAAACATGGTCATGATCATCATCACAAGCATGGACATGATCACAGTCACAAACATGGACACGATCATCTCCACAAACATGGGCATGATCATCATCACAAACACGGGCATGATCATCACCATAAACATGGTCATGATCATCATCACAAGCATGGACACGGACATCACCATAAACATGGTCATGATCATCACCACAAACACGGCCATGATCATCACCACGGACATGACCATCATCATAAGCATGGACATGACCACAAACATGGACATCATCACCTGCACAAACATGGACACGATCACCATCACAAACATGGACATGATCACCATCACAAGCATGGACACGATCACCATCATAAGCATGGACATGACCATCAACACAAACATGGACATGATCATCATCACAAACATGGCCACCATCATCTTCACAAGCATGGGCATGATCACCATCACAAGCATGGACATGACCACCATCATGGCCATAGCCACCATCACAAGCATGGACATCATCACGGCCACCATCATGGACATCATCACGGCCACCATCATGGACATCATCACGGCCACCATCATGGTCATGATCACCACCACAAGCACGGACATGATCACCACCATAAACACGGACATGACCACCATCACAAGCACGGACATGATCATCACCACAAACATGGACACGGCCACCATCACAAGCACGGACATGACCACGGACATCACCATAAACATGGACATCATCACGGCCACCATCATGGACATCATCATGGTCATCATCACGAAATCAGTCACCATCACGGTCACCATGGTCACAGTTTGGGTGGATCCAGTTATGGCGGTCTTGGTGATCATAGTGGTTTCTTTAATCTTGGAAGTgactttaaattgtaa
- the LOC139425045 gene encoding uncharacterized protein has translation MSKTVNKISSVNKVLLIKYLATIIFFYKLFNMCLLIVLFLNNLFQYFFFNMKETTMITKTAITGSTQTVTMVTVMVTDFVMMTMMMSMMVAVMMSMFMVMSVVMSVLVMVAVSMFVVMIMSVLVMVVMSVFMVVIMSVLVVVIMTMMVAVMVSMMVAVMMSMLMMMIVSMLVMVAMTMMVVMSMLMMVIMSMLVKMMMTMFVMMIMPMFVLMVMSMLMMVIVSMLVMVIMSMFVMVIVSMFVQVMMTVFVVMSMLMMMVMSVVMIMAVFVVMIMTMFMVMSVFMLVMMIMAMLMVMIMAVFVMMIMPMFVEVIVSMFVTVIMSMLVMMVMTMGVIMFMVAYGHDHVYDYDGGDGDDDAQLDLL, from the exons ATGTCGAAAACTGTTAATAAAATCAGTTCCGTTAATAAAGTTCTGTTAATAAA GTATCTcgcaacaattatttttttttataagttattcaaCATGTgccttttaattgttttatttttaaataatctctttcaatattttttcttcaat ATGAAAGAAACCACTATGATCACCAAGACCGCCATAACTGGATCCACCCAAACTGTGACCATGGTGACCGTGATGGTGACTGATTTCGTGATGATGACCATGATGATGTCCATGATGGTGGCCGTGATGATGTCCATGTTTATGGTGATGTCCGTGGTCATGTCCGTGCTTGTGATGGTGGCCGTGTCCATGTTTGTGGTGATGATCATGTCCGTGCTTGTGATGGTGGTCATGTCCGTGTTTATGGTGGTGATCATGTCCGTGCTTGTGGTGGTGATCATGACCATGATGGTGGCCGTGATGGTGTCCATGATGGTGGCCGTGATGATGTCCATGCTTATGATGATGATCGTGTCCATGCTTGTGATGGTGGCTATGACCATGATGGTGGTCATGTCCATGCTTATGATGGTGATCATGTCCATGCTTGTGAAGATGATGATGACCATGTTTGTGATGATGATCATGCCCATGTTTGTGCTGATGGTCATGTCCATGCTTATGATGGTGATCGTGTCCATGCTTGTGATGGTGATCATGTCCATGTTTGTGATGGTGATCGTGTCCATGTTTGTGCAGGTGATGATGACCGTGTTTGTGGTCATGTCCATGCTTATGATGATGGTCATGTCCGTGGTGATGATCATGGCCGTGTTTGTGGTGATGATCATGACCATGTTTATGGTGATGTCCGTGTTCATGCTTGTGATGATGATCATGGCCATGCTTATGGTGATGATCATGGCCGTGTTTGTGATGATGATCATGCCCATGTTTGTGGAGGTGATCGTGTCCATGTTTGTGACTGTGATCATGTCCATGCTTGTGATGATGGTCATGACCATGGGAGTGATCATGTTTATGGTNGCTTATGGTCATGACCATGTTTATGACTATGATGGTGGTGATGGTGATGATGATGCTCAGCTTGATCTTTTATGA